One genomic segment of Candidatus Zixiibacteriota bacterium includes these proteins:
- a CDS encoding DUF2752 domain-containing protein, producing MKSGAIRVGNLVRKIAARVKLELIFWCAALAAPLFINPYEKMSLDFCLFHSLGIDFCPGCGLGRALVLLYRGDLTASFMTHPLAVFFVFVICFRIMALFNKSVENSNHRIGVNHV from the coding sequence ATGAAATCTGGTGCGATAAGAGTGGGAAATCTGGTCAGAAAGATTGCCGCAAGAGTCAAACTGGAGTTGATTTTCTGGTGCGCAGCCCTGGCTGCCCCGCTGTTTATCAACCCCTATGAAAAAATGTCCCTGGATTTTTGTCTGTTTCATAGCCTGGGAATTGATTTCTGCCCGGGTTGCGGTTTGGGTCGGGCGTTGGTGCTGTTGTACCGGGGCGACCTGACGGCATCGTTTATGACCCATCCGCTGGCTGTTTTCTTTGTGTTTGTCATATGTTTCAGGATTATGGCGCTGTTTAACAAATCGGTCGAAAATTCTAACCACAGAATAGGAGTTAATCATGTCTGA
- the sigZ gene encoding RNA polymerase sigma factor SigZ, producing MNRDFTEIYNRFSEALRKFIRGAVKDSDAADDIFQEVLLKIHSHLDSLNDEERLAAWIFKVARNAINDHYRSSRLTTEFDDTLPASEENTGAEPSDQILSYMKYLVEILPEPYRRAIIQTEFEGLSQKELAAKEGISLSGAKSRVQRARGMLKEMLLECCHFELDARKHIIGYQPNCSCCKSGCAPEK from the coding sequence ATGAACCGCGACTTTACCGAGATATATAATCGCTTCAGCGAGGCTCTGCGAAAATTCATCCGCGGCGCTGTCAAGGACAGTGATGCCGCCGACGATATCTTTCAAGAGGTTCTCCTCAAAATCCACTCTCATCTTGATTCTCTCAATGATGAAGAACGTCTCGCCGCCTGGATATTCAAAGTCGCCCGCAACGCCATTAATGACCATTATCGCTCTTCCCGTTTGACGACCGAATTCGATGATACCCTGCCTGCCAGCGAAGAGAACACTGGGGCGGAGCCTTCCGACCAAATCCTTTCGTACATGAAATATCTTGTCGAAATTCTACCGGAGCCGTACCGCCGGGCAATAATTCAAACCGAATTCGAGGGGTTGTCGCAAAAAGAATTGGCGGCGAAAGAGGGGATTTCATTGTCCGGCGCGAAATCCCGCGTGCAACGAGCGAGGGGTATGTTAAAAGAGATGCTTCTGGAATGCTGTCATTTTGAACTTGATGCCCGCAAACATATTATCGGCTACCAGCCTAATTGCAGTTGCTGCAAATCAGGCTGCGCTCCGGAAAAATGA
- a CDS encoding acyl-CoA dehydrogenase family protein — protein sequence MDFNLTDDHRSVQELCRDFAQKNITPDIRERDRSQQFDPNLLKKMAELNILGICLPEKYGGAGMDYISLGLACEELEYADTSARVILSVHIGLNSLTLLSWGNKYQKERFLIPQAKGEKIATFGLTEPNAGSDVVGIQSTAVRKGEKYILNGEKMWISLADVADNFLIFAWTDLDKKKARDHSGISCFIVERSGKGMTTGTIHGKLGVRAGNTGWISMQDLEVPAENLVGKEGEGFGIAMFCLEQGRYTVAAGSTGLIRACLDACVKYSETRKTFQVPIREHQLVKEMMANMYAGYEFSRLLWLKAGWMRNAGLRATRETSLAKWIACQEAEKAAADAVQVHGAYGFSDEYPVERYYRNAKGASIYEGTREIHKLMQADYLLNIREDKRRRCNLPPWPFGADV from the coding sequence ATGGACTTTAATTTGACTGACGACCATCGCTCGGTGCAGGAGCTCTGCCGCGATTTTGCCCAAAAGAATATCACTCCCGATATCCGCGAGCGGGACCGCTCCCAGCAGTTCGACCCGAATCTGCTGAAGAAAATGGCGGAACTGAATATTCTCGGAATCTGCCTGCCGGAGAAGTATGGCGGCGCCGGTATGGATTATATTTCGCTTGGTCTTGCCTGCGAAGAGCTGGAGTATGCCGATACCTCGGCGCGGGTAATCCTTTCCGTTCATATCGGTCTCAATTCTCTGACGCTTCTTTCCTGGGGAAACAAGTACCAGAAAGAGAGATTTCTGATTCCTCAGGCAAAAGGAGAGAAGATAGCCACTTTTGGCTTAACCGAACCGAATGCCGGCTCCGATGTGGTCGGTATTCAGAGCACAGCGGTTCGGAAAGGGGAAAAGTATATCCTGAATGGCGAAAAAATGTGGATTAGTCTTGCCGATGTTGCCGATAATTTTCTGATTTTCGCCTGGACCGACCTCGATAAGAAAAAAGCCCGCGACCACAGCGGTATCTCCTGTTTCATTGTCGAGCGAAGCGGCAAAGGTATGACCACCGGCACTATCCATGGCAAACTGGGCGTGCGCGCCGGCAATACCGGTTGGATTTCGATGCAGGACTTGGAAGTCCCGGCCGAGAATCTGGTCGGCAAGGAGGGGGAAGGATTCGGGATTGCGATGTTCTGCCTGGAGCAGGGGCGATATACCGTGGCAGCCGGCTCCACCGGTTTGATTAGAGCCTGCCTTGACGCCTGTGTCAAATACTCTGAGACGCGAAAGACCTTCCAGGTACCTATTAGGGAACATCAGCTGGTAAAAGAGATGATGGCGAATATGTATGCCGGTTACGAATTCTCCCGTCTTCTCTGGCTTAAAGCCGGCTGGATGCGCAACGCAGGGCTTCGAGCGACACGGGAAACCTCGCTGGCAAAATGGATTGCCTGTCAGGAGGCGGAGAAAGCGGCGGCTGATGCCGTGCAAGTGCACGGAGCGTATGGCTTCTCCGACGAATATCCGGTGGAACGGTATTATCGCAATGCCAAAGGAGCATCCATCTATGAAGGGACACGCGAAATCCATAAACTGATGCAGGCTGATTATCTCTTAAATATTCGAGAAGACAAGCGGCGGCGCTGCAATTTGCCCCCCTGGCCCTTTGGTGCAGATGTTTAA
- the lipB gene encoding lipoyl(octanoyl) transferase LipB, producing the protein MCSRGYKRLFKVDLGRTDYLQAWELQKKLVALRRQSRVPDMLLITEHEPVITMGRGTDRSNLLATEEQLKRKGVSLHEIERGGDITFHGPGQTVIYPIVDLTCRGKDLHKYLRDLENWLIASLGEIGLKAGTKKGLTGVWVDDCKVAAIGVAVSRWVTYHGAALNVNTDLDYFRLINPCGITAYPVGSLRKLLAREIDMGKVNEVLSQNFASMFYYEMEQLKDIDSILMEEMKV; encoded by the coding sequence ATGTGCAGCAGAGGATATAAGAGACTTTTTAAAGTTGACCTGGGACGCACCGATTATTTGCAAGCCTGGGAACTTCAAAAAAAATTAGTCGCCTTGCGCCGCCAAAGCCGTGTTCCCGATATGCTCTTGATAACCGAGCATGAGCCGGTCATAACAATGGGACGCGGCACCGACCGGAGCAATCTTCTGGCTACCGAAGAGCAATTGAAGCGAAAAGGAGTCAGTCTGCATGAAATCGAGCGCGGCGGCGATATTACGTTTCATGGTCCGGGGCAAACGGTTATCTACCCGATTGTTGATTTGACCTGTCGAGGCAAAGACCTCCACAAATATCTTCGCGACCTGGAGAACTGGCTGATTGCAAGTCTCGGGGAGATAGGACTCAAGGCTGGAACCAAGAAAGGGCTGACCGGGGTCTGGGTCGATGACTGCAAGGTTGCCGCCATTGGCGTGGCTGTTTCCCGTTGGGTTACCTACCACGGCGCAGCGTTGAATGTCAATACCGACCTGGACTACTTTAGACTTATAAATCCCTGCGGAATAACCGCATACCCGGTGGGGTCGCTTCGCAAGCTGCTGGCTCGAGAGATTGATATGGGCAAAGTTAATGAGGTTTTGTCGCAGAATTTTGCCTCAATGTTTTATTACGAGATGGAACAGCTGAAAGATATTGATTCTATTCTGATGGAAGAAATGAAAGTATGA
- a CDS encoding dihydrolipoamide acetyltransferase family protein produces MEYKVVVPPLGESVVEGTIVKWLKNEGDKIKVDDPIVEIMTDKINVEIPSPHNGVMKKHLVPPDTVVQIGAEIAIMEIEGTATESKAFQVLPDSGKEAIPAEQDVKEPPEEFVGTVAHHEQMGIHADKDAIEAGIKAVKSSPIVRRLAREHFIDLRKLRGTGKGGRVSKEDVIKYINSRHLVDIKKPDFVFPDAEPEEVIPITGVRKVIAEHMVKSAFTIPHVTTFDECDMSAIRDWRQKHVDKIEKKHGVRITYMPFIAKAIIFAAKDFPWINSTFEKDVLRVKKYFNIGMAVARDNSLIVPVIKHCEQKSILQIAKEMRELAEKANADKLSMGEITGGTISITNAGGMGALGSTPIIAHPQVAILGVHKIVDKPVVRDGQIVIRPILNFGLSFDHRVIDGGYAVQFLRRMIEYLEDPDSWILGVV; encoded by the coding sequence ATGGAATATAAAGTTGTCGTTCCTCCGCTGGGCGAATCGGTCGTTGAAGGAACTATCGTCAAGTGGCTGAAAAATGAGGGAGATAAGATTAAGGTCGATGACCCGATTGTGGAAATCATGACCGACAAGATAAATGTCGAAATCCCCTCGCCGCACAACGGCGTCATGAAAAAGCACTTAGTTCCCCCGGACACGGTGGTACAGATAGGGGCCGAGATTGCCATAATGGAAATCGAGGGAACCGCTACCGAATCGAAAGCCTTTCAGGTTCTGCCGGACAGCGGCAAAGAGGCGATTCCGGCCGAACAGGATGTAAAAGAACCGCCCGAGGAATTTGTCGGCACCGTCGCGCACCACGAGCAGATGGGGATTCATGCCGATAAAGATGCCATCGAAGCCGGCATCAAAGCGGTAAAATCTTCTCCTATCGTTCGTCGCCTTGCCAGAGAGCATTTTATTGACCTGCGCAAGCTTCGCGGCACCGGAAAAGGGGGACGGGTCAGCAAGGAAGATGTCATCAAGTATATCAACAGCCGCCATCTGGTCGATATCAAGAAACCTGATTTTGTTTTCCCCGATGCCGAGCCGGAGGAGGTCATTCCTATTACGGGGGTACGGAAAGTAATCGCCGAGCATATGGTCAAATCGGCCTTCACGATTCCGCATGTTACAACCTTTGACGAATGCGATATGAGCGCAATCCGCGACTGGCGCCAGAAACATGTCGATAAGATTGAGAAGAAGCATGGGGTGCGCATCACCTATATGCCGTTTATCGCCAAAGCGATTATTTTTGCGGCGAAAGATTTCCCCTGGATCAATTCCACTTTCGAGAAAGATGTTCTGCGCGTCAAGAAATATTTCAATATCGGGATGGCGGTTGCCCGCGATAATTCCCTCATCGTTCCGGTCATCAAACATTGCGAGCAGAAATCGATTCTTCAGATAGCCAAAGAGATGCGGGAGCTGGCGGAGAAAGCCAATGCCGATAAGCTGAGCATGGGCGAAATTACCGGCGGGACAATCTCGATAACCAATGCCGGCGGCATGGGCGCGCTCGGTTCGACTCCGATAATTGCCCACCCCCAGGTGGCGATTCTCGGCGTTCATAAGATTGTCGATAAGCCGGTAGTGCGCGATGGGCAGATAGTCATCCGCCCCATTCTCAACTTCGGGCTTTCCTTTGACCATCGTGTCATTGACGGAGGATATGCGGTGCAGTTCCTCCGCCGCATGATTGAATATCTGGAAGACCCTGATTCCTGGATTCTGGGAGTTGTTTAA
- a CDS encoding O-methyltransferase, with the protein MSPRKMELTPPQIMEYITKVSPHDDRNLQAMEKYARKNDFPIIGPVVGRFLSQMARLMGATQIFEMGSGYGYSAYWFATGMRPGGRIICTDGSEENRTKAEKNFAAGQFDIRLEYHVGDAIEILEKFKGPFDIILNDIDKEDYPRTIPLAAERLRNGGLFITDNTLWSGRILSKSPDKPTKAILKFNKMLMASKEFHPAILPIRDGLGFAIKI; encoded by the coding sequence ATGAGCCCCAGAAAAATGGAATTGACCCCGCCGCAGATAATGGAGTATATCACAAAAGTCTCTCCACATGACGACAGAAATCTCCAGGCAATGGAAAAATACGCCAGGAAAAACGACTTCCCGATTATCGGACCTGTCGTGGGAAGATTTTTGTCCCAAATGGCGCGTCTGATGGGGGCGACTCAGATATTCGAAATGGGGTCAGGATACGGGTATTCGGCATACTGGTTTGCGACCGGAATGAGACCGGGAGGAAGAATTATCTGCACCGACGGTTCCGAAGAAAACCGGACTAAGGCGGAGAAGAATTTTGCCGCCGGTCAATTTGATATCAGGCTGGAATATCATGTGGGGGACGCCATCGAGATTCTTGAGAAATTCAAAGGACCGTTCGATATCATTCTCAACGATATCGACAAAGAAGACTACCCGCGGACTATTCCCCTGGCCGCGGAACGTCTTCGGAACGGCGGCCTGTTCATCACTGACAATACCCTCTGGTCTGGAAGAATTTTGAGCAAAAGCCCCGATAAGCCGACCAAAGCGATTCTTAAATTCAATAAGATGCTGATGGCATCAAAGGAATTCCATCCGGCGATACTGCCAATCAGGGACGGCTTAGGTTTTGCCATCAAGATATAA
- a CDS encoding PAS domain-containing protein codes for MNFITWPDQLAAAITICDENGIIIYMNEKSKTIFAKDGGAALIGASLFDCHPEPSRTKLKNLFHTRQPNAYTIEKDGVKKMIYQAPWFEGEKFKGLVEFSMEIPFELPHFVRG; via the coding sequence TTGAATTTTATCACCTGGCCCGACCAACTCGCCGCCGCCATTACTATCTGCGATGAAAACGGCATCATCATATATATGAATGAGAAATCAAAGACGATCTTTGCCAAGGATGGCGGCGCGGCGCTCATCGGCGCCAGCCTGTTCGACTGCCATCCGGAACCGTCCCGGACCAAGCTGAAAAATCTATTCCATACCCGGCAGCCAAATGCCTATACAATAGAAAAAGATGGTGTCAAGAAAATGATATACCAGGCGCCGTGGTTTGAGGGGGAGAAGTTCAAAGGATTGGTCGAATTCTCGATGGAAATCCCGTTTGAATTGCCGCACTTTGTGCGGGGATAG
- a CDS encoding arsenite methyltransferase — protein MNTSQNDELKKVVKEHYSKVAVNASGCCGSGSSPCCGPGESLTQISEKIGYRPDEISQIPDGADLGLGCGNPLGLAKIKEGDTILDLGSGGGIDCFIASKKVGPLGKVIGVDMTPEMITRARRNAEAAGYKNVEFRLGDIEALPVASDSVNLIISNCVINLSPSKRQVYAEAFRVLKPGGEISISDIVAFKPLSDEWRRNLEAFAACVSGAALIDDLFEILKTSGFVDIQITPDPRSSQMIKEWFPGSGLEEYIVSAHISARKP, from the coding sequence ATGAATACCTCTCAGAACGATGAACTCAAAAAAGTTGTGAAAGAACATTACAGCAAAGTTGCTGTTAATGCCTCCGGTTGCTGTGGAAGCGGCAGTTCACCCTGCTGCGGTCCCGGGGAATCCCTGACCCAGATTTCAGAGAAGATAGGGTATCGCCCGGATGAAATCAGCCAGATTCCTGATGGGGCTGACCTGGGACTCGGTTGCGGCAATCCGCTGGGGCTGGCTAAGATTAAAGAAGGGGATACTATCTTGGACCTCGGAAGCGGGGGCGGTATTGATTGTTTTATCGCCTCGAAGAAAGTAGGTCCCCTGGGGAAAGTGATTGGTGTCGATATGACTCCGGAAATGATTACCCGTGCCCGGCGCAACGCCGAGGCGGCCGGCTATAAGAATGTGGAATTTCGTCTCGGTGATATTGAGGCTCTTCCGGTGGCAAGCGACTCGGTGAATCTGATTATCTCCAACTGTGTTATAAATTTATCGCCCAGTAAGAGACAGGTTTACGCCGAAGCCTTCCGCGTTCTCAAACCGGGGGGGGAAATTTCTATTTCCGATATCGTTGCTTTTAAACCGCTCAGCGACGAATGGCGCAGGAATCTCGAGGCGTTTGCCGCTTGCGTCTCCGGCGCGGCATTAATTGACGACCTTTTCGAAATCCTGAAAACGTCCGGGTTTGTTGATATCCAGATAACCCCCGACCCCAGAAGCAGCCAGATGATTAAGGAGTGGTTCCCCGGCTCGGGGCTGGAAGAGTATATTGTCTCGGCACACATCTCGGCGCGAAAGCCATAG
- a CDS encoding thiamine pyrophosphate-dependent dehydrogenase E1 component subunit alpha, producing the protein MAGNQTVAKPSLKQIGLSEETLWGLYYYLMKTRLLDERFRKMFRQGRYAGTYFSAVGQEACTVGAVYGLRDEDIIGPSHREIGAAVTKGIPIKEMVAQVFARSTSVDKGKTHPCHYGSRAKGVINPASTVAGQTVVATGCAMAFKIQKKDNIAVAFFGEGATARGGWHEALNYAGIHKLPVLYVCQNNLWAESVPARLQGAIEKFSDRAKAYGFPGVTIDGNDVVEVHKTAQEAIKRARAGEGPTFIECMTYRWYGHSEIDPADYRSQEELDNWKKKDPIPRHEKLLTDLGVLTPQKREALVEEIDQEIDEAVKFAEESKYAEPEEAFRDVYSENFPVRRDEY; encoded by the coding sequence ATGGCTGGCAATCAAACCGTAGCAAAACCGTCCCTCAAACAGATTGGGCTTTCCGAAGAGACACTCTGGGGACTGTACTATTATCTGATGAAAACCCGCCTTCTGGATGAGCGTTTTCGCAAGATGTTTCGTCAGGGGCGGTATGCCGGAACTTATTTTTCAGCCGTGGGGCAGGAAGCCTGCACTGTCGGCGCCGTCTATGGCTTGCGAGATGAAGATATAATCGGTCCGTCGCACCGGGAAATCGGCGCCGCTGTTACCAAAGGAATTCCGATAAAAGAGATGGTGGCGCAGGTTTTCGCCCGCTCCACCTCGGTAGATAAGGGGAAAACCCACCCCTGCCATTATGGTTCGCGGGCTAAAGGGGTAATCAATCCGGCCTCGACCGTCGCCGGTCAGACCGTAGTCGCCACCGGATGCGCCATGGCATTCAAGATACAGAAGAAAGACAATATCGCGGTTGCTTTCTTCGGCGAAGGCGCCACCGCTCGTGGCGGATGGCACGAGGCACTAAATTATGCCGGAATTCATAAGCTCCCTGTCCTCTATGTTTGCCAGAATAATCTCTGGGCGGAGTCGGTTCCGGCGCGACTCCAAGGCGCCATCGAGAAATTCTCCGACCGCGCCAAGGCATACGGCTTCCCCGGCGTTACCATTGATGGAAACGATGTCGTTGAAGTTCATAAGACGGCGCAGGAAGCAATCAAGCGGGCACGCGCCGGTGAGGGTCCCACCTTCATTGAATGCATGACTTACCGCTGGTATGGACATTCCGAAATTGATCCCGCCGATTACCGCAGCCAGGAAGAACTGGATAACTGGAAAAAGAAAGACCCCATTCCCCGTCACGAGAAACTGCTGACCGACCTGGGTGTCTTGACTCCCCAGAAGCGGGAAGCGCTGGTGGAAGAAATCGACCAGGAAATAGATGAAGCGGTCAAGTTTGCGGAAGAATCCAAATACGCCGAACCGGAAGAAGCATTTCGCGATGTCTATTCTGAGAATTTCCCGGTTCGTCGCGATGAATATTGA
- a CDS encoding TM2 domain-containing protein translates to MSDLFQILPELQGDEMLYVSGLLKNVDEDTARKFAAVYRARRKDPQTVLLLCLLGFIGFAGIHRFFLEQIGMGLLYLFTAGICLIGTIVDVINYKSLAFEYNQKKAQEVFYMMKGTN, encoded by the coding sequence ATGTCTGACCTCTTTCAGATTCTGCCGGAACTGCAGGGCGACGAGATGCTCTACGTCAGCGGTCTCTTGAAAAATGTTGATGAAGACACCGCCCGCAAGTTTGCCGCCGTCTATCGCGCCCGGCGCAAAGACCCCCAGACTGTTCTGCTGCTCTGTCTCCTCGGCTTTATCGGCTTTGCCGGGATTCATCGTTTCTTCCTCGAACAGATTGGAATGGGGCTTCTTTACCTCTTCACCGCCGGTATCTGTCTCATTGGAACGATAGTTGATGTTATCAACTATAAGAGCCTTGCGTTTGAATACAACCAGAAGAAAGCGCAGGAAGTTTTTTATATGATGAAGGGGACGAATTGA
- the lpdA gene encoding dihydrolipoyl dehydrogenase produces the protein MADKYKLVVIGAGPGGYVAAIRAAQLGIKTAIVEREYVGGVCLNWGCIPSKALLYVTELKRTVLASEKIGLKASNVDIDLEKLRKHKDETVKRLTGGVKLLLDKGGVKVYDGTASFISSKEIEVIKDTTKTRIEAEYFIIATGTTPMELPMIKTDGKTVIGARESINIPRVPQTMGVIGAGPIGVEMATVYNTLGAKVTLIELLDAVLPTLDQDISKASERELKKQGMEIFTSSKVVASKKNGDRINVEVETPQGKKTFTFDMVLVAAGMKPNTSGLNLEKAGVKTDSRGFVLVDKNMRSNVSNIFAIGDVAGGLLLAHKASHEGVAAVEAIAGSSMGADWKYVPYAVFTDPEIAGIGMTEKEAVAAGRKIKTGKFNYRALGKAIATLALDGFAKVIADAETDEILGIHIFGPHAGDILYAGTALIEFDGTAEDLGHIMAIHPTLSEAMMEAGLNVHKKALHIIN, from the coding sequence ATGGCTGACAAATATAAACTGGTCGTCATCGGGGCAGGTCCCGGGGGGTATGTCGCCGCTATCCGCGCGGCGCAACTGGGCATTAAGACCGCCATCGTGGAAAGAGAATATGTCGGCGGGGTCTGCCTGAACTGGGGATGTATTCCGTCCAAGGCGCTTCTCTACGTAACAGAATTGAAGCGGACAGTCCTTGCTTCTGAAAAGATTGGTTTGAAGGCAAGCAATGTCGATATCGACCTGGAAAAACTTCGTAAGCATAAAGATGAAACCGTCAAACGTCTCACCGGCGGCGTGAAACTTCTTCTGGACAAAGGCGGGGTCAAGGTGTATGACGGCACCGCATCATTTATTTCTTCCAAAGAAATCGAGGTAATTAAAGATACGACCAAGACTCGTATCGAAGCCGAGTACTTCATAATTGCCACCGGGACGACGCCGATGGAACTTCCGATGATAAAAACCGACGGCAAGACTGTCATCGGAGCGCGGGAATCGATAAATATTCCGCGGGTGCCGCAGACAATGGGAGTAATTGGGGCCGGACCGATCGGGGTGGAGATGGCGACAGTCTATAATACACTTGGCGCTAAGGTTACTCTCATCGAGCTTCTTGATGCCGTTCTTCCCACCCTGGACCAGGATATCTCGAAAGCGTCGGAACGGGAGCTGAAAAAGCAGGGGATGGAGATTTTCACGTCATCGAAGGTAGTCGCCTCGAAGAAAAACGGCGACAGGATTAATGTCGAAGTTGAGACGCCGCAGGGGAAGAAGACTTTTACCTTCGATATGGTCCTGGTGGCGGCTGGAATGAAGCCGAACACTTCCGGGCTCAACCTGGAGAAGGCAGGCGTCAAGACCGATTCCAGAGGGTTTGTGTTAGTCGATAAGAATATGCGCTCAAATGTGAGCAATATTTTTGCTATCGGCGATGTCGCCGGCGGGTTGCTTCTGGCGCACAAGGCATCACATGAAGGAGTCGCCGCGGTAGAGGCGATAGCCGGTTCCTCGATGGGAGCCGACTGGAAATATGTGCCATACGCCGTTTTCACCGACCCGGAGATCGCCGGAATCGGGATGACCGAGAAAGAGGCGGTTGCCGCCGGGCGAAAAATCAAAACGGGAAAGTTCAACTATCGCGCCCTGGGAAAAGCCATTGCTACTCTTGCGCTTGATGGTTTTGCCAAGGTGATTGCCGATGCCGAGACCGATGAGATTTTGGGAATTCATATTTTTGGTCCGCACGCCGGCGATATTCTTTATGCCGGAACGGCGCTGATTGAGTTTGACGGTACCGCCGAGGACCTGGGGCATATTATGGCGATTCATCCGACGCTTTCGGAGGCGATGATGGAAGCGGGACTGAATGTCCATAAAAAGGCGCTGCATATAATTAATTGA
- a CDS encoding alpha-ketoacid dehydrogenase subunit beta, whose protein sequence is MKNTTYIEAITSALYEEMERDESVFMIGEDIGLYGGVFKATKGLQKRFGEDRVIDSPISEAYIVGGCVGAAMVGMRPVPEIQFADFITPSMDQIIQQAAKIRYRSGGQWTCPMTVRVCCGGEVGGGLYHSQINEQWFFSQPGLIVVMPSTPYDAKGLLKSAIRGEDPVIYFEHKRLYRSVKEEIPEDDFTVPIGKAAVRREGKDITIVAYGLMCHKSLEAANILEKEGVSVELIDMRSLLPWDRETIFESVKKTSRVVLVQENSKTGGVMAEVSASITEEIFDYLDAPVTRVCGLDVPMLPFAPPLEHFFLPNAEKIVRAVRKVLEY, encoded by the coding sequence ATGAAAAATACAACCTATATCGAAGCGATCACCTCGGCGCTTTATGAAGAGATGGAGCGCGACGAGAGTGTATTTATGATAGGGGAAGATATCGGCCTTTACGGCGGCGTTTTTAAAGCGACTAAAGGACTGCAAAAACGCTTCGGTGAAGACCGTGTTATCGATTCTCCGATTTCCGAGGCTTATATTGTTGGCGGATGTGTCGGCGCCGCCATGGTGGGGATGCGCCCTGTGCCGGAAATACAGTTTGCGGATTTCATCACCCCTTCCATGGACCAGATAATCCAGCAGGCGGCTAAAATCCGCTATCGCTCCGGCGGGCAATGGACCTGTCCGATGACGGTTCGTGTTTGCTGCGGCGGAGAAGTTGGCGGCGGGCTTTATCATTCCCAGATTAACGAGCAATGGTTCTTTTCCCAGCCAGGGTTAATCGTGGTGATGCCGTCGACGCCCTATGACGCCAAGGGGCTTCTTAAGTCAGCCATACGCGGCGAAGACCCGGTAATCTACTTTGAGCACAAACGTCTCTACCGCTCCGTAAAGGAAGAGATTCCTGAAGATGATTTCACCGTTCCTATCGGCAAGGCGGCCGTGCGCCGGGAAGGGAAGGATATAACTATCGTCGCCTACGGTCTAATGTGCCACAAATCGCTGGAGGCGGCAAATATTCTTGAAAAAGAAGGGGTGTCGGTGGAGTTGATTGATATGCGCAGTCTCCTCCCCTGGGACCGCGAGACCATATTCGAGTCGGTGAAAAAGACCTCGCGCGTAGTTCTTGTCCAGGAGAATTCCAAAACCGGAGGGGTCATGGCGGAGGTCTCCGCCTCCATCACCGAGGAGATTTTTGATTATCTTGATGCCCCGGTGACCCGCGTTTGCGGTCTGGATGTGCCGATGCTTCCCTTTGCGCCGCCGCTGGAGCATTTTTTCCTGCCCAATGCCGAAAAGATAGTCCGTGCCGTTAGAAAAGTTCTGGAATATTGA